Proteins found in one Rhodobacter capsulatus SB 1003 genomic segment:
- the ubiB gene encoding 2-polyprenylphenol 6-hydroxylase: protein MRGPHNLWRLIRTGATFERTGAMRVALEAMEAPPRLRLVARIMGWPFKWLGYAGDPALPPVTRAITALGPAYIKLGQVLSTRPDVVGEELANQLRVLQDRLPPFDIALAKATLAEEYGRPVEEIFSEFSEPVAAASIAQVHSARLIETGETVAVKVLRPGIEKAFKRDIDAFHFAADMIERLSPASRRLRPSDVIKHFEDLVAGELDLRLEAAAASQFAANTEKDAGFRVPLPVWQLSSRRVMVIDWAEGLPMGDPEALKAAGHDVTAIGTRVLQLFLSHALRDGYFHGDMHQGNLKVAENGDIIAFDFGIMGQIDQYTRHVYAEILMGFIHRDYRRVAEVHFEAGYIPPDQDVVQFALALRAVGEPIFGMNAKQISMARLLAYLFEVTERFGMATRTELILLQRTMVVVEGVARSLNPGINMWETAKPVVESYIRENVGPRGILRDLTRTARVLGRFGPQLPELMQKALERQVQPEEKPEPKTAQALGAVSAVLILAAGVALGLLI, encoded by the coding sequence ATGCGCGGCCCGCACAATCTGTGGCGGCTGATCCGCACGGGGGCAACCTTCGAGCGGACCGGCGCCATGCGCGTGGCGCTGGAAGCGATGGAGGCGCCGCCGCGGCTGCGCCTTGTCGCACGCATCATGGGCTGGCCGTTCAAATGGCTGGGCTATGCGGGCGATCCCGCGCTGCCGCCGGTGACGCGGGCGATCACCGCGCTGGGCCCGGCCTATATCAAGCTGGGTCAGGTGCTTTCGACCCGGCCCGATGTGGTGGGCGAGGAGCTGGCCAACCAGCTGCGGGTGCTGCAGGACCGTCTGCCGCCCTTTGACATTGCTCTGGCCAAGGCGACCCTGGCCGAGGAATACGGCCGTCCGGTCGAGGAAATTTTCTCCGAGTTTTCCGAACCTGTCGCGGCGGCCTCGATCGCGCAGGTGCATTCGGCGCGGCTGATTGAGACCGGCGAGACGGTCGCGGTCAAGGTGCTGCGGCCGGGCATCGAAAAGGCCTTCAAGCGCGACATCGACGCCTTCCATTTCGCCGCCGACATGATCGAGCGGCTCTCGCCCGCTTCGCGGCGGCTGCGGCCTTCGGATGTGATCAAGCATTTCGAAGATCTGGTGGCCGGGGAGCTTGACCTGCGGCTGGAAGCCGCCGCGGCCTCGCAATTCGCGGCCAATACGGAAAAGGATGCGGGCTTCCGCGTGCCCTTGCCGGTCTGGCAGCTGTCGAGCCGTCGGGTGATGGTGATCGACTGGGCCGAGGGGCTGCCGATGGGCGACCCCGAGGCGCTGAAGGCCGCGGGCCATGACGTGACCGCGATCGGCACGCGGGTGTTGCAGCTCTTCCTGTCCCATGCGCTGCGGGACGGCTATTTCCACGGCGACATGCATCAGGGCAACCTGAAGGTGGCGGAAAACGGCGACATCATCGCCTTCGATTTCGGCATCATGGGCCAGATCGACCAATACACCCGGCATGTTTACGCGGAAATCCTGATGGGCTTCATCCATCGCGATTACCGCCGCGTTGCCGAAGTGCATTTCGAGGCGGGCTACATTCCGCCCGATCAGGATGTGGTGCAATTCGCCCTTGCCCTGCGGGCGGTGGGTGAGCCGATCTTCGGGATGAACGCCAAGCAGATCTCGATGGCGCGGCTGCTGGCCTATCTCTTCGAGGTGACGGAACGGTTCGGCATGGCGACGCGGACCGAGCTGATCTTGCTGCAGCGCACGATGGTGGTGGTCGAGGGGGTGGCACGCTCGCTCAACCCCGGGATCAACATGTGGGAGACCGCAAAGCCGGTCGTGGAAAGCTACATCCGCGAGAATGTCGGGCCGCGCGGCATCCTGCGCGATCTGACCCGCACGGCGCGGGTGCTGGGCCGGTTCGGGCCGCAACTGC